The following coding sequences lie in one Haematobia irritans isolate KBUSLIRL chromosome 3, ASM5000362v1, whole genome shotgun sequence genomic window:
- the LOC142228926 gene encoding uncharacterized protein LOC142228926, with product MVNGKKITVKYELIMSLIDGKVLNVLTETKSTQSCPICGGNPKQFLSIKKLSSSVFQPKSNALKYGISPLHAWIRCFEFVLNLSYILNIKTWQIRSAEEKVLMLKRKREIQEQFWQKMGLHVHKPKSNGSGSTNDGNTARKAFSNPELFSSITNINIKLLKHLHIILITINSEFEISADHLQKFCYKTAEIYFKHYEWYPMSATLHKILAHSFQILQASIVPLGCAGENASEARNKFYKKDRIEHARKDSREHNIMDVFNRALDSSDPLLSSIYLKNRLSKKRCLQLPRDVISLLKIPDIPEYQLPSTSSAATNKDVSDSEDYEEDPFHFNFELEVDETENFQID from the exons ATGGTAAACGGTAAAAAGATTACTGTAAAGTACGAGCTTATTATGAGTTTAATTGATGGAAAAGTGTTGAACGTACTTACGGAAACAAAGAGTACTCAGTCGTGTCCGATATGTGGTGGAAATCCAAAACAgtttttgtcaataaaaaaattaagctcATCGGTGTTTCAGCCCAAATCGAATGCATTAAAATATGGTATAAGTCCATTACACGCCTGGATTCGATGTTTTGAATTTGTCCTTAATCTTTCATATATACTTAATATTAAAACATGGCAAATTCGGAGTGCTGAGGAGAAAGTCCTTATGCTAAAGAGAAAGCGCGAAATTCaagaacaattttggcaaaaaatgggCCTTCATGTCCACAAGCCGAAAAGCAATGGGAGCGGGTCCACGAATGACGGCAATACGGCACGAAAAGCATTTTCTAATCCGGAATTATTTTCTTCTATAACCAACATTAATATCAAACTTTTAAAACATTTACATATAATTCTTATCACAATTAACTCTGAATTTGAAATAAGTGCCGAccacttgcaaaaattttgctataaaactgCAGAGATATATTTTAAACATTACGAGTGGTACCCAATGTCAGCgactttgcataaaattttagcacattCTTTCCAAATATTGCAAGCGTCAATCGTGCCTCTCGGATGTGCTGGTGAAAATGCATCTGAggcgagaaataaattttacaaaaaggaCCGCATTGAGCATGCACGAAAGGATTCTAGGGAGCATAATATAATGGATGTTTTTAACAGGGCCCTGGATTCTTCAGACCCGTTATTATCAAGTATATATCTGAAAAATCGTCTTTCAAAAAAGAGATGTTTGCAGCTTCCAAGAGATGTTATTTCTCTTTTAAAAATTCCGGATATCCCTGAGTATCAACTGCCAAGTACGTCAAGTGCAGCTACAAATAAAGATGTTTCAGATTCTGAAGATTACGAAGAGGAtccatttcattttaattttgaattagaAGTTGatgaaacagaaaattttcaa attgattaa